One Candidatus Methanoperedens sp. genomic window, AGGAATGGATCTTAAACTGAATGTCAATTCATATCAAAATGTTGGCATGTGCTATCCCATTATCCATAAAAGTGATGAACCCATACTGAATATTGCGATAATGATCAATGGAGAACGTAAAGAATACAAATTTGATCTGTTAAAATATGGCCTCCAGGACTGATATTTAAATAGATTCCACCAATCTTTCTTGATTCAATCCTTCCATTCGGAATATTCTGCATTATTGCGGTTAGATATTTCATCCTGGAAGTATAAGAAGAACCGATGCTTGATACTAACATGGATAAACGCTCAAGACCCTTCGTATTCATTAACGCAGCCATGAGCGCGGACGGAAAAATCGCAACCATAGGGCGCAAGCAGACAAAGATATCAGGCAGCCTTGATTTTGACCGAATGGATGAACTCCGGGCGACTTCTGATGCGATAATGGTCGGCATTGGCACCATGCTTTCAGACAACCCGAGCCTTACCCTGAAATCATCAGAGCGCAGGGAAAAAAGATGCGAGAAGGGTCTGGATGAAAATCCTGCCAGAATCGTGGTTGATAGCACGGCAAGAACTCCTATCGATTCTGATGTCTTCAAAAAAGGCGCCGGGAAGAAAATAATAGCGGTCTCCAAAATCGCACCCCGGGAAAAAATCAGGCAGCTTTCAAAGCATGCAGAGATACTAATCGCAGGTGAGAAAAGTGTAGACCTTGAAGAACTCCTCGCAGAATTAAAGAAGCGCGGTATAAACCGATTGATGGTGGAAGGCGGGGCTACATTGAATTGGGGGCTGATTTCCAGGGGTCTTGTGGATGAAATCTATACATTTTTAGGGAACATTATACTCGGGGGCAAAACCGCACCAACGCTCGTGGATGGGGAGGGGTTCACATGTGACTTCTGCAGGCTGAAACTCATTTCCTGCGAGAAAATGGATGAGGGCGTACTTATCAGATGGAAAGTCTCAAATGAATTTTAATAAAAAAATAATTCTTATCCGAGATAAATATCCCTTTATACTATTATCAAAATATAGTAGAAAATAAATGTCAGATTCCAATAATAAATATTTTGAAGCCCATAAAGAAATAACATCCGTAGCGAGACTTTCCATATATTCCAATACTTTTCTGCTTTTAATGAAACTCATTGCGGGCTCCCTCATGGGCTCTATATCCGTCCTTTCGGAGGCGATCCATTCGGGCATCGACCTCCTTGCTGCGATCATCGCAAATTACTCGGTCCATAAGGCAGGAAAGCCAGCTGACGATATACACAAATTCGGGCATGGCAAGTTTGAAAACGTTTCCGGCACGGTCGAAGCAATTCTTATTTTTATAGCAGCGATAATCATTCTCTACAAAGCCGGCGAAAAAATCATGAACAATGAAGGGATTGATTATGATTTGATCGGTGTGGGTATTATTATCATGGGCGTATCTACTGCAGTGAACTTTTATGTATCCAGAAAAATCATGAAAGTCGCGAAGAAGGCAGAATCAATTGCCCTGGAAGCAGATGCTTACCATCTTACCACAGATGTATATACCTCAATTGGTGTTTTTATCGGTCTTATTCTCATACAGATTACAAAGAATCCCATTTTTGACCCAATTCTGGCAATAATCGTAGCCTTGATAATTCTAAAGGCATCATATGACCTGACAAAACGCTCGGTTTCTGGAATAATGGATGTAAAACTTTCTGACAAAGAAGAAGATATCATTAAATCCATTATCGCTGAGCACTACTCAGATTACGCCGAATATCATGATCTCCGCTCAAGGATGTCAGGTGCGGAGAGGTTTGTGGATCTGCATCTTGTGGTTCCCAAGAACCAGCAAGTTGCAAAGGCCCATGAATTCTGCGACCATCTTGAAAAAGATATCAAGGAGAAAATTCCCAATCTTTCGATTTTGATACATATCGAACCATGTGAGATAGATTGCGAAATCTGCAAGAAACTGGCCGTATGTGAAGAGCCGGATAGGATTCATGATAATAGCAATTTTCAAATGGGGAGGGAATGATCACAGGGATATCCCTCTAATTATGACATCAGGTTTTATTATGAAAAATAAATTTTTCGATACGGTTTCGATCAAGAGTATCGTAGAAAAC contains:
- a CDS encoding 2,5-diamino-6-(ribosylamino)-4(3H)-pyrimidinone 5'-phosphate reductase, which translates into the protein MLDTNMDKRSRPFVFINAAMSADGKIATIGRKQTKISGSLDFDRMDELRATSDAIMVGIGTMLSDNPSLTLKSSERREKRCEKGLDENPARIVVDSTARTPIDSDVFKKGAGKKIIAVSKIAPREKIRQLSKHAEILIAGEKSVDLEELLAELKKRGINRLMVEGGATLNWGLISRGLVDEIYTFLGNIILGGKTAPTLVDGEGFTCDFCRLKLISCEKMDEGVLIRWKVSNEF
- a CDS encoding cation diffusion facilitator family transporter, encoding MSDSNNKYFEAHKEITSVARLSIYSNTFLLLMKLIAGSLMGSISVLSEAIHSGIDLLAAIIANYSVHKAGKPADDIHKFGHGKFENVSGTVEAILIFIAAIIILYKAGEKIMNNEGIDYDLIGVGIIIMGVSTAVNFYVSRKIMKVAKKAESIALEADAYHLTTDVYTSIGVFIGLILIQITKNPIFDPILAIIVALIILKASYDLTKRSVSGIMDVKLSDKEEDIIKSIIAEHYSDYAEYHDLRSRMSGAERFVDLHLVVPKNQQVAKAHEFCDHLEKDIKEKIPNLSILIHIEPCEIDCEICKKLAVCEEPDRIHDNSNFQMGRE